Proteins co-encoded in one Cupriavidus nantongensis genomic window:
- a CDS encoding sigma-54-dependent Fis family transcriptional regulator, translated as MSHAADGPVRDVQIARRNFFNGKLIPPGTVPELVARSWERAAHSGLRPEDRALSSNFVTHGQLQRIEDEHRVLIEAAGEDMAILARAFPAQHWLVFCTNAAGMIVSASSRPAAAPAAAAAIRGGKQVCEAALGTNAPGCVLREGGVSVEIRRGEHYLNELVDVVCAAAPIYDCNDRLIGVLDVTGFGVDLPAYALSRVQAAAMSIENRLYARLPARRIVRLHHDHRMLHTPAEGIIAISDDDVIIAANRAARQMLGLRAGSVGAGTDLREVFAGGLHGGTGTGLASLSARSGERFFVSLEQHPRRTHSAAATTVGGGCLIADAALARAFDKAVTVIGAQVPVMLLGETGTGKSLLARALHDATRPGTPFVSLDCSSIPESLAEAELFGYADGAFTGSRKGGSIGKIEQANHGTLFLDEIGDMPLPLQTRLLSVLQERSLTRVGGSKPVPVDISVICATHRNLDELVRQGSFRQDLFYRLNGMSVRMPALRERTDLPELIDAMMQSLARGRPKRLEADAMAVLMAHRWPGNIRELHQVLRAAMALSGDSELVQREHFDEGWLAVAATGAPAPGVLPARPDTHSTMMADMQSELIHRTLAALSGNRSQAARALGISRATLYRKLARSKSS; from the coding sequence ATGAGTCATGCGGCGGATGGCCCGGTACGTGACGTGCAAATCGCGCGGCGCAACTTCTTCAACGGCAAACTGATTCCGCCCGGAACGGTGCCCGAGCTGGTTGCCCGCTCGTGGGAGCGCGCCGCGCATTCGGGGCTAAGGCCAGAGGATCGCGCCCTGTCCAGCAACTTCGTCACGCATGGCCAGCTGCAGCGGATCGAGGACGAACACCGTGTGCTGATCGAAGCCGCGGGCGAGGACATGGCAATCCTGGCGCGCGCATTTCCCGCGCAGCACTGGCTGGTGTTCTGCACCAATGCGGCCGGCATGATCGTCAGCGCCAGCAGCCGTCCGGCCGCGGCGCCCGCCGCCGCGGCCGCCATCCGCGGTGGCAAGCAGGTGTGCGAAGCCGCGCTCGGCACCAACGCCCCCGGCTGCGTGCTGCGCGAGGGCGGCGTGTCGGTGGAGATACGGCGTGGCGAGCATTACCTGAACGAGCTGGTCGACGTGGTCTGCGCGGCGGCGCCGATCTACGACTGCAATGACCGGCTGATCGGCGTGCTCGACGTCACCGGCTTCGGCGTGGACCTGCCCGCCTACGCGCTGAGCCGCGTGCAGGCTGCCGCGATGTCGATCGAAAACCGCCTGTACGCAAGGCTGCCGGCTCGCCGCATCGTGCGCCTGCATCATGACCATCGCATGCTGCATACGCCGGCCGAAGGCATCATCGCCATCTCCGACGACGACGTGATCATCGCCGCCAACCGCGCTGCCCGGCAAATGCTTGGCCTGCGCGCCGGTAGCGTCGGCGCGGGCACCGATTTGCGCGAGGTCTTTGCCGGCGGCCTGCATGGCGGCACCGGCACGGGCCTGGCCTCGCTGAGCGCGCGCAGCGGCGAACGTTTCTTCGTTTCGCTGGAGCAGCACCCACGGCGCACACACAGCGCCGCGGCCACAACCGTTGGCGGCGGCTGCCTGATTGCCGACGCGGCCCTGGCGCGCGCCTTCGACAAGGCCGTGACCGTTATCGGCGCGCAGGTGCCGGTGATGCTGCTGGGCGAGACCGGCACCGGCAAGAGCCTGCTGGCGCGCGCGCTGCATGACGCCACTCGCCCGGGGACGCCCTTTGTGTCGCTCGACTGCTCGTCGATTCCCGAGAGCCTGGCCGAGGCAGAACTCTTCGGCTACGCCGACGGCGCGTTCACCGGCAGCCGCAAGGGCGGCAGCATCGGCAAGATCGAGCAGGCCAACCATGGCACGCTGTTTCTCGACGAGATTGGCGATATGCCGCTGCCGCTGCAGACGCGGCTGCTGAGCGTGCTGCAGGAGCGCAGCCTGACGCGCGTCGGCGGCAGCAAGCCGGTGCCGGTCGACATCTCCGTCATTTGCGCGACCCACCGCAACCTGGACGAACTGGTGCGCCAGGGCAGCTTCCGCCAGGACCTGTTCTACCGCCTGAACGGCATGTCGGTGCGCATGCCGGCGCTGCGCGAGCGCACCGACTTGCCCGAACTGATCGACGCCATGATGCAGTCGCTGGCGCGCGGCCGCCCCAAGCGGCTCGAGGCCGATGCGATGGCGGTGCTGATGGCGCATCGATGGCCGGGCAATATCCGCGAACTGCACCAGGTACTGCGTGCCGCGATGGCGCTGTCCGGCGACAGTGAACTGGTGCAACGCGAACACTTCGACGAGGGCTGGCTGGCGGTGGCTGCGACCGGCGCGCCGGCTCCCGGCGTCTTGCCCGCCAGGCCTGACACGCACTCGACCATGATGGCCGACATGCAGAGCGAGCTGATCCATCGCACGCTGGCGGCGCTCAGCGGCAACCGCTCGCAGGCCGCGCGCGCACTCGGCATCTCGCGCGCGACCTTGTACCGCAAGCTGGCGCGCAGCAAGTCCTCCTGA
- a CDS encoding aldehyde dehydrogenase family protein, translating into MASNAALLIGGKLVEGTARLDVVNPATGQVFTTVSCATEREARDAVAAAKQAQPGWAAAGLPARRALLLRFADEMGANAEELAALLVLEQGKPLAEAHQELAFAQAFVRHLAGLELPVEVVQDDATHRVEIHHKPLGVVAAIAAWNFPLLIAAYKIAPALLLGNTVVLKPAPTTPLASLRLGALARDIFPPGVLNVITDRNDLGAFLTAHPDVAKVSFTGSTATGKKVMESAGPRLKRVTLELGGNDGAIVLDDASVAEIAPKIFGSAFYNCGQVCLALKRLYVHASIHDELCEALAELANAAVVGNGAEPGVTIGPLQNAMQFDKAGRFLAAARRDGKILTGGAALPGDGYFVAPTIVRDLPDGNELVAEEQFAPILPVLTYHDIDEALARVNASPYGLGGSVWSSDPQRAYAVAQRLDVGTAWINQHLHFGPHIPLVGAKESGVGVEFAAEGLAEYAQMSVINIARQQGG; encoded by the coding sequence ATGGCAAGCAACGCAGCACTGCTGATAGGCGGAAAACTGGTCGAGGGCACGGCTCGCCTCGATGTCGTCAACCCGGCCACCGGCCAGGTATTCACCACCGTGTCGTGCGCCACGGAGCGCGAGGCGCGCGACGCGGTAGCCGCCGCCAAACAGGCCCAGCCCGGCTGGGCCGCAGCAGGCTTGCCGGCACGGCGCGCGTTGCTGCTTCGCTTTGCGGATGAAATGGGTGCCAATGCCGAAGAGCTGGCGGCATTGCTGGTACTGGAGCAGGGCAAGCCGCTGGCGGAAGCGCATCAGGAACTGGCGTTCGCGCAAGCGTTCGTGCGGCATCTCGCCGGACTCGAGCTTCCGGTCGAGGTGGTGCAGGACGACGCGACGCATCGCGTCGAAATCCATCACAAGCCGCTGGGCGTGGTGGCGGCGATTGCCGCGTGGAATTTCCCGCTGCTGATCGCGGCCTACAAGATTGCGCCCGCGCTGCTGCTGGGCAATACGGTCGTGCTCAAGCCCGCGCCGACCACGCCGCTGGCATCGCTGCGGCTGGGCGCGCTGGCCAGGGACATCTTCCCGCCGGGCGTGCTCAATGTGATTACCGACCGCAACGACCTCGGGGCTTTCCTGACCGCGCATCCGGACGTGGCCAAGGTGTCGTTCACCGGTTCCACCGCGACGGGCAAGAAGGTGATGGAAAGCGCCGGCCCGCGGCTCAAGCGCGTCACGCTGGAGCTGGGCGGCAACGACGGCGCCATCGTGCTCGACGATGCCAGCGTGGCGGAGATCGCGCCAAAGATCTTCGGCAGCGCCTTCTACAACTGCGGCCAGGTGTGCCTGGCACTGAAGCGCCTGTACGTGCATGCGTCGATCCATGACGAACTGTGCGAGGCGCTGGCCGAGCTGGCCAATGCAGCGGTGGTCGGCAATGGCGCGGAGCCGGGCGTTACCATCGGGCCGCTGCAGAACGCCATGCAGTTCGACAAGGCGGGCCGCTTCCTGGCCGCCGCACGCCGCGACGGCAAGATCCTGACCGGCGGCGCCGCGCTGCCTGGCGACGGCTATTTCGTCGCGCCGACCATTGTGCGCGATCTGCCCGACGGCAACGAACTGGTGGCCGAGGAACAGTTCGCGCCGATCCTGCCGGTGCTGACGTACCACGACATCGACGAGGCGCTGGCGCGCGTCAATGCCTCGCCGTACGGCCTGGGCGGCTCGGTATGGTCGTCCGACCCGCAGCGCGCCTACGCGGTGGCGCAGCGGCTCGATGTCGGTACCGCCTGGATCAACCAGCATCTGCATTTCGGCCCGCATATCCCGCTGGTGGGTGCCAAGGAGTCCGGCGTTGGCGTGGAGTTCGCTGCCGAGGGCCTGGCCGAATATGCGCAAATGAGCGTGATCAATATCGCGCGGCAGCAGGGGGGCTGA
- a CDS encoding transporter, with the protein MKKLRTAFRPGMRSALRRSAAGAALLLGAAPALAIDVDAGDYTALPAGTNLGLLYYQHAERNKIYAGGERIAGGSLDSDVGIVRYVRFMEVGGYTIDPQFLLPFGKLRATDNLSALGSASGVGDLILAATVWLVNQPEKKRYFGITPFLYVPVGSYDKDRPLNLGEHRWKFALQAGYITPLTNKFTLDLVADVTFFGSNDKFGPTAATLRQEPLFQGQAWLRYHLTDSFDIRGGLSYAAGGESKVNGVSRNDHTNTSKFSVGMAWFPTPAVQVLGTYGRDISVRNGPLESSRFNLRLLKVF; encoded by the coding sequence ATGAAGAAGCTACGGACGGCATTCCGCCCGGGGATGCGCTCGGCCCTGCGCCGCAGCGCGGCCGGCGCGGCGCTGCTGCTTGGCGCGGCGCCGGCACTGGCGATCGACGTGGATGCGGGCGACTACACCGCACTGCCGGCAGGCACGAACCTTGGCCTGCTGTACTACCAGCACGCCGAGCGTAACAAGATCTACGCCGGCGGCGAGCGCATCGCCGGCGGCAGCCTGGATTCGGATGTCGGCATCGTGCGCTACGTGCGCTTTATGGAGGTCGGCGGCTACACCATCGACCCGCAATTCCTGCTGCCGTTCGGCAAGCTGCGTGCGACCGATAACCTCAGCGCGCTCGGCAGCGCCAGCGGCGTGGGCGACCTGATCCTGGCCGCCACGGTCTGGCTGGTGAACCAGCCGGAAAAGAAGCGCTATTTCGGCATCACGCCGTTCCTGTACGTGCCGGTGGGCAGCTATGACAAGGACCGGCCGCTGAACCTTGGCGAGCATCGCTGGAAATTCGCGCTGCAGGCGGGCTATATCACGCCGCTGACAAACAAGTTCACGCTGGACCTGGTCGCCGACGTGACCTTCTTCGGCAGCAACGACAAGTTCGGGCCGACCGCAGCCACGCTCAGGCAGGAGCCGCTGTTCCAGGGGCAGGCATGGCTGCGCTACCACCTGACCGACAGCTTCGACATCCGCGGCGGGCTGTCCTACGCGGCCGGCGGCGAAAGCAAGGTGAACGGCGTCTCCCGCAACGATCACACCAATACGTCCAAGTTCTCCGTGGGCATGGCGTGGTTCCCCACGCCTGCCGTTCAGGTGCTCGGCACCTACGGACGCGACATCTCGGTGCGCAATGGCCCGCTGGAGAGCAGCCGTTTCAACCTTCGTTTGCTCAAGGTGTTCTGA
- a CDS encoding PQQ-dependent dehydrogenase, methanol/ethanol family encodes MTGSKEAGDGGRVRTVAAVALALLTLAPASAPAADAAAGSQAKPLTVQQIRTATARIDGAAIRTNEASTPNWPSYGLDYAETRFSKLDQINAGNIRSLGLAWSYDLESTRGVEATPLVVDGVMYVTAPWSVVHAIDARTGRKLWSYDPKVPREMAYKGCCDVVNRGVALHKGKVYVGAFDGRLIAIDAATGKKVWEQDTIVDRSHSYTITGAPRVYKGKVIIGNGGAEYGARGYITAYDADTGAQQWRWFTVPGDPSKPFENEAMARAARTWDPAGKYWVNGGGGTVWNTMAFDPDLNLMYIGTGNAGPWSRKVRSPKGGDNLYVASVVALNPDTGEYVWHYQETPGDNWDYTSTQDIILADLKIDGRLRKVLLHAPKNGFFFVIDRTDGKFISAKNFVDVNWASGYDKNGRPIETPQADTSGKPVDAVPGPFGAHNWHAMSYNPRLRLAYIPAQHVPLTLADNKHWVHNQKDSPEAHRGVGWNLGMLVNAEPPKSKPMGRLIAWDPVRQKAAWQQDYTGPWNGGTLTTAGELVFQGTADGRFIAYHAATGEKLWETPTGTGVVAPPVTYMVDGKQYVSIAVGWGGVFGLSTRATDRKAPGTVYTFAIGAKAKAPPSAPYPMAELLQGVKYDPAHVQEGQKLYVNNCVFCHGVPGVDKGGNIPNLAYVGSGLIQNLDKIVFNGPYVGQGMPDFTGKLTAEDVVKIQAFIQGTADAVRPKKLSD; translated from the coding sequence ATGACAGGAAGCAAAGAAGCCGGCGACGGAGGGCGCGTGCGCACTGTGGCAGCGGTCGCGCTGGCGCTGCTGACGCTGGCGCCCGCCAGCGCACCTGCGGCGGATGCAGCGGCTGGCAGCCAGGCGAAGCCGCTGACGGTGCAGCAAATCCGCACTGCCACCGCGCGCATCGATGGCGCAGCGATTCGCACCAACGAGGCCAGCACGCCGAACTGGCCTTCGTATGGACTCGACTACGCGGAAACTCGCTTCAGCAAGCTGGACCAGATCAACGCCGGCAACATCAGGAGCCTTGGCCTGGCCTGGTCCTATGACCTCGAATCGACGCGCGGTGTCGAGGCCACGCCGCTGGTGGTGGACGGCGTGATGTATGTCACGGCGCCGTGGAGCGTGGTCCACGCCATCGATGCGCGCACCGGCAGGAAGCTGTGGAGCTACGATCCCAAGGTGCCGCGCGAGATGGCCTACAAGGGCTGCTGCGACGTCGTCAACCGCGGCGTCGCGCTGCACAAGGGCAAGGTGTACGTCGGCGCCTTCGACGGCAGGCTGATCGCCATCGACGCGGCTACCGGCAAGAAGGTATGGGAGCAGGACACCATCGTCGACCGCAGCCATTCCTACACCATCACCGGCGCGCCGCGCGTCTACAAGGGCAAGGTCATCATCGGCAATGGCGGCGCCGAATATGGCGCACGCGGCTATATCACCGCCTACGACGCCGACACCGGCGCGCAGCAGTGGCGCTGGTTCACGGTGCCGGGCGACCCCTCGAAGCCGTTCGAGAACGAAGCCATGGCACGCGCGGCCCGCACCTGGGATCCCGCCGGCAAGTACTGGGTCAACGGCGGTGGCGGCACGGTGTGGAACACCATGGCCTTCGACCCCGATCTCAACCTGATGTACATCGGCACCGGCAATGCCGGTCCGTGGAGCCGCAAGGTGCGCAGCCCCAAGGGCGGCGACAACCTCTATGTGGCCTCGGTGGTGGCACTGAACCCGGATACCGGCGAGTACGTCTGGCACTACCAGGAAACGCCGGGGGACAACTGGGACTACACCTCGACCCAGGACATCATCCTGGCCGACCTGAAGATCGACGGCCGGCTGCGCAAGGTGCTGCTGCATGCGCCCAAGAACGGCTTCTTCTTCGTGATCGACCGCACCGACGGCAAGTTCATCTCGGCAAAGAACTTCGTCGATGTCAACTGGGCATCTGGCTATGACAAGAATGGACGACCGATCGAGACGCCGCAGGCGGACACCTCGGGCAAGCCGGTCGACGCCGTGCCCGGACCGTTCGGCGCGCACAACTGGCATGCCATGTCATACAACCCGCGCCTGCGCCTGGCTTATATCCCGGCGCAGCATGTACCGCTGACCCTGGCCGACAACAAGCACTGGGTGCACAACCAGAAGGACTCGCCGGAGGCGCACCGCGGCGTGGGCTGGAACCTGGGCATGCTGGTCAACGCCGAACCGCCGAAAAGCAAGCCGATGGGACGGCTGATCGCCTGGGACCCGGTCCGGCAGAAGGCGGCCTGGCAGCAGGACTACACCGGGCCGTGGAACGGCGGCACGCTGACCACCGCCGGAGAACTGGTGTTCCAGGGCACCGCCGACGGCCGCTTTATCGCGTACCACGCGGCGACCGGCGAGAAGCTGTGGGAGACCCCGACCGGCACCGGGGTGGTGGCGCCGCCGGTCACCTACATGGTCGACGGCAAGCAGTATGTATCGATCGCGGTGGGCTGGGGCGGCGTGTTCGGCCTGAGCACTCGCGCCACCGACCGCAAGGCGCCCGGCACGGTCTACACCTTTGCCATTGGCGCCAAGGCCAAGGCTCCGCCGTCCGCCCCGTATCCGATGGCCGAGCTGCTGCAGGGCGTGAAGTACGACCCCGCCCATGTACAGGAAGGGCAGAAGCTGTACGTCAACAACTGCGTGTTCTGCCATGGCGTGCCCGGGGTGGACAAGGGCGGCAATATTCCCAACCTGGCTTACGTAGGCTCCGGCTTGATCCAGAACCTGGACAAGATCGTGTTCAACGGGCCTTATGTCGGCCAGGGCATGCCGGATTTCACCGGCAAGCTGACGGCCGAAGACGTCGTCAAGATCCAGGCCTTCATCCAGGGTACGGCCGATGCCGTGCGCCCGAAGAAGCTGTCCGACTGA
- a CDS encoding SulP family inorganic anion transporter yields MNTHTIREEWFSNVRGDILAGIVVALALIPEALAFSIIAGVDPKVGLYAAFSIAVVCAIAGGRPGMISAATGAVALLIGSLVKAHGVEYVLAAGILAGVLQIGAGYLRLGALMRFVSRSVITGFVNALAILIFLAQLPQLQSVPWYVYAMVGAGLAIIYLLPRITTAIPSPLVCIIVLTGLSMALQLDLRTVGDMGAFPEELPVLAFPHVPLSLETLRIILPYSVSIAVVGLLESLMTASIVDDFTDTPSDKNRECRGQGCANIVAGFLGGMPGCAMIGQTVINLKSGGRGRLSTFVAGALLLILVVFLGPWVQRIPMAALVAVMIMVSISTFDWGSVLKLRNHPKSSSVVMVATVVAVVATDNLALGVGLGVLLSAVFFTEKARRVLTVESVLDTVRNERRYTVRGQVFFASSEALVSEFDFTEPVRSVHLDLSHAHFWDLTAIDALDRIVHNFRRHGIAVDVAGLNRASATLIEKYATHDKADTVSSSLSH; encoded by the coding sequence ATGAATACGCACACCATCCGCGAGGAGTGGTTCTCCAACGTCCGCGGCGATATCCTCGCCGGCATCGTCGTCGCCCTCGCGCTCATCCCCGAGGCGCTTGCCTTCTCCATCATCGCCGGCGTCGACCCCAAGGTCGGCCTTTACGCAGCCTTCAGCATCGCCGTGGTCTGCGCCATCGCGGGCGGACGGCCCGGCATGATTTCGGCCGCTACCGGCGCGGTGGCGCTGTTGATCGGCTCGCTGGTCAAGGCGCACGGCGTGGAATACGTGCTTGCCGCCGGCATCCTGGCTGGCGTGCTGCAGATCGGCGCAGGTTATCTGCGGCTTGGCGCATTGATGCGATTTGTGTCCCGCTCGGTCATTACCGGCTTCGTGAATGCGCTGGCGATCCTGATCTTCCTGGCCCAGCTGCCGCAATTGCAGTCGGTGCCGTGGTACGTCTACGCGATGGTCGGCGCCGGCCTGGCCATCATTTACCTGTTGCCCCGCATTACCACGGCTATCCCCTCGCCTCTCGTCTGCATCATCGTGCTGACCGGGCTGTCCATGGCATTGCAGCTGGATCTGCGCACCGTCGGGGACATGGGTGCGTTCCCGGAGGAATTGCCGGTCCTGGCGTTTCCGCACGTGCCGCTGTCGCTGGAAACACTGCGAATCATCTTGCCGTATTCGGTCAGCATCGCGGTGGTCGGCCTGCTTGAATCGCTGATGACGGCAAGCATCGTCGATGATTTCACCGATACCCCAAGCGACAAGAACCGCGAATGCCGCGGTCAGGGCTGCGCCAATATCGTCGCCGGTTTTCTCGGTGGCATGCCGGGCTGCGCCATGATCGGGCAGACCGTTATCAATCTCAAGTCAGGTGGCCGCGGTCGCCTGTCGACCTTCGTCGCGGGCGCGCTGCTGTTGATTCTGGTGGTGTTCCTGGGCCCGTGGGTGCAGAGGATTCCCATGGCCGCGCTGGTCGCGGTAATGATCATGGTATCGATCAGCACCTTCGACTGGGGCTCGGTGCTCAAGCTGCGGAACCATCCGAAGAGTTCTTCCGTGGTGATGGTGGCCACCGTCGTCGCGGTTGTGGCGACCGACAACCTGGCACTAGGCGTTGGCCTGGGGGTACTGCTCAGCGCCGTCTTCTTCACCGAAAAGGCGCGCCGCGTTCTCACGGTCGAATCGGTGCTGGACACCGTGCGCAACGAACGGCGTTATACGGTGCGCGGACAGGTGTTCTTCGCTTCCTCGGAGGCGCTGGTATCGGAATTCGACTTCACCGAGCCGGTGCGCTCGGTCCACCTGGACTTGTCACACGCGCATTTCTGGGACCTCACGGCAATCGATGCGCTCGACCGTATCGTCCATAATTTCCGCCGCCACGGCATCGCCGTCGATGTCGCGGGACTGAATCGGGCCAGTGCCACCCTGATCGAGAAATACGCGACACACGACAAGGCTGACACGGTGTCGTCCAGCCTGTCGCACTAA